The following are encoded in a window of Vespula pensylvanica isolate Volc-1 chromosome 2, ASM1446617v1, whole genome shotgun sequence genomic DNA:
- the LOC122638116 gene encoding UDP-glucuronic acid decarboxylase 1, whose protein sequence is MVITQRKMKQLALSIVCIILVLGFYKGLVSTEDEEDFSPSRQTGNKVERTSKLQKENENELLQEKIEGRDEYGGRLIDRNTDIKDIEEAKIRIRELEGKLRHLEAKIENRVPKDFPTVKFLNYKNRKRILVTGGAGFVGSHLVDRLMLAGHEVIVVDNFFTGRKRNVEHWVGHENFELVHHDIVRPLYLEVDEIYHLASPASPPHYMLNPVKTIKTNTLGTINMLGLAKRVGARVLIASTSEVYGDPNEHPQTETYWGHVNPIGPRACYDEGKRVAETLSYAYMRQEGVSVRVARIFNTFGPRMHMNDGRVVSNFILQALQNDSITIYGNGKQTRSFQYVTDLVDGLVALMASNYTLPVNIGNPVEHTIEEFAFIIKDLIGGTSKIVELAAVEDDPQRRRPDINRAKKYLNWQPKVPLAEGLKKTIMYFAKELQRTMHSQKDSIKHSSYKNDHDIIDHL, encoded by the exons ATGGTCATTACCCagagaaagatgaaacagCTTGCCCTATCCATCGTTTGTATTATTCTAG TTTTAGGATTCTACAAAGGTTTGGTAAGTACAGAAGACGAGGAAGATTTTTCTCCGTCGCGACAAACTGGTAACAAGGTAGAACGTACTAgcaaattacaaaaagaaaatgaaaacgaattgCTACAAGAGAAGATCGAAGGTAGAGACGAATATGGGGGTAGACTTATCGATAGAAATACCGATATCAAGGACATCGAGGAAGCTAAAATTCGTATACGCGAGCTTGAAGGTAAATTACGTCATCTCGAAGCAAAAATTGAGAATCGGGTGCCGAAGGATTTTCCAACGGTGAAGTTCctcaattataaaaatcgtaaaaggaTATTGGTTACCGGTGGAGCTGGTTTCGTTGGTTCTCATTTGGTCGATCGATTGATGTTAGCCGGTCACGAAGTTATAGtggtagataatttttttactggacgaaagagaaacgtcgaACATTGGGTCGGCCATGAGAATTTCGAATTGGTACATCACGACATCGTCAGACCATTGTATTTGGAAGTTGACGAGATCTATCATCTGGCTAGTCCAGCTAGTCCACCTCATTACATGTTGAATCCtgttaaaacgattaaaactAATACACTTGGTACTATAAATATGTTAG GACTCGCCAAGCGAGTTGGCGCACGTGTATTAATTGCCAGTACGTCCGAAGTTTATGGGGATCCTAACGAGCATCCCCAGACGGAGACTTACTGGGGTCACGTTAATCCTATTG GTCCAAGAGCGTGCTacgacgaaggaaaaagagtcGCTGAAACGTTAAGTTACGCCTACATGAGACAAGAAGGTGTGTCGGTACGAGTAGCacgaatttttaatacttttggGCCAAGAATGCACATGAACGATGGACGGGTCGtatcgaattttattctcCAAGCTTTGCAAAACGACTCGATCACCATTTATGGCAATGGAAAGCAAACAAGGTCTTTCCAGTACGTCACAGATTTGGTAGATGGATTGGTTGCCTTGATGGCTTCTAATTATACGTTGCCCGTAAATATTGGTAATCCGGTTGAACACACCATCGAAG AATTCGCGTTTATTATAAAGGATTTGATTGGTGGTACTAGTAAAATAGTTGAACTTGCCGCGGTAGAAGACGATCCACAAAGAAGAAGGCCGGATATTAACAgagcaaaaaaatatttgaattggCAACCGAAAGTTCCTTTAGCCGAAGGTTTGAAGAAAACTATCATGTATTTTGCGAAAGAATTGCAAAGAACAATGCACTCGCAAAAGGATAGTATTAAACATTcatcttataaaaatgatcatgACATAATAGATCATCTCTAA